Sequence from the Acidobacteriota bacterium genome:
ATGATCGCCGGAATGCGGTGGATCATCGACCCGGTGGTGTCGTTCTGCAGGACCTCGTCCCCGATACGGAGCCGAATGCCCAGCGCGTGAGGGTCGGGGATTTCATCGCGCGTCACCAGGCACGGCCCCATTGGTGCGAAGGTGTCGAACGATTTCTGGATGTCGGACGGCCCCGGCGTCCCAAACAGAACGCGAAGCGAAAAATCCCGTGCGCTCACGTCGTTCAGAATCGTATAGCCGGCGATGTGATCGTAGGCATTTTCCGCCGGAATGTTCTTTCCTCCGGCGCCGATCACCAGCGCCAGCTCTGCCTCGTAGTCGACCTTCCGGCTGATGCGCGGCAGGACAATGGGCTGGCCGGGGCCGATGACGGCGGTCGACCACTTCGTGAAGAACAGGGGGGCGTTCCGGGGCGCCTTTACGGTGGTCTCCTTGCCGTGTTCTTCGTAGTTGACCCAGGCCGCCATCAGCTTGGGAGGGCGGGGAACCGGCGCCAGAAGCTGCGTGGTTGCGAGAGGTCGCAGCAGGTGCCGCCGTAGATACTCCTCCTTCGCGCCCGGCAGTTGCCCTTCGACGTATGCGAGCGCTTCCCCTGCCGTCTGTAGTGCTTCCGCGCCGCCTTCGAGGAACTCGATCATCCGCGTCGGCAGAGGCCGCGCGATGTGCCGCCGCCTGACCGGGCCGCGGCTGCCCCCCATCAGTTCCCGATGGGCGCGGCTCAGATCAATGATCAGATCGCCCGATTTGCTGAGCGCGCCGAGCCGGGGCTCTTCCGACAGGAGGTAGCTGACAAGTTTCATGAGTGCCGGGAATGCTTTTGGCTGAATTGGCAGCCGCGGCATCTTCTTCATGCCGTAGGCCTGTCCCGAGTTTGTTTGGCGGAATTATAGGAAGCGGAGATTTGGTGGCGTCAAGTGTATAATTCGCAAAAAAAGGCCGTGCCGGCTGCCCGCGCGTGGTAGTTTGGTCTTGCGGGCAACCGGGGCTAAAGGAGAGTGCACCATGCATTTCGTAGTCTTCGCGACACACAAGGGCGACATGGGTCAGGAACGGCTCCGTTTGGCCGATGCATTCGCCGCCTACCTTCACGATTCCTCCCACCATCCTGACGTGACCGTTCACCATGGTGGGCAGACGCTCAGCGAGAATGGCGAGACCGTCACCGGCCTGGTCCTGGTGCTCGAAGCTTCTTCGCTCGAGGCAGCGCAGGCGTTCGTCGGCGAGAGTCCCTATGCCCGGGCGGGCACCTTCTCCGAGTCCCACATCCGCCCGTGGAACTGGTTGACGGGACGCCCCGGTTAACCACGTTGCAGCGCCGTCCGGTCCGTCGGATTCTCGGGGGACTCCCCAAAGGATGGTTCCTGGCGGACGATGCCGAACTCAAGCTGACACGGAGCGAGCGCGCCTGCTTTGCCTGGTGGCGGAACCCCGCAGGAAGCCACCCCTGGCCCTGTGCGAGCAGCGGGCAGGTCTTCCTCCGGACACGAAACACTCCACCGGGGATTCGGACTGTCTCCGGCCATGAGGATCGACCAGGCGTGCGTGAGCTGGCCGAGGGAGCCTCATGAGTGACGGTCACCAGCAGCGCGCTGCAAGCGTTCGCTACCAACCCGATGAGAATCCTCCGGCGGTCTTGTCTCTGGGTTGCGGTCTGCAGCTGGTAGTTCTCGGCATAACCAGCATCATCTTCATCCCCACAATCGTCATCCGGGCCGGCGGCGGAACCGACGCCTACCTTTCCTGGGCCGTGTTCGGCGCGGTCGCCGTCAGTGGTATCTGCACGGCTCTACAGGCCGTTCGTCTAGGCCGGGTAGGAGCGGGATACCTGCTCTTTATGGGCCCCGCCGGAGCCTTTATCGGGGTCTGCGTCAGTGCACTCACCGAGGGCGGTCCGGCGCTGCTCGCTACCCTGGTCGTCGCTTCGTCCTTCGTCCCGATCGTGATTTCGCTGCGGCTCGCCCTGTTCAGGCGCCTTCTGACGCCGACCATCGTCGGCACCGTGAACATGCTGGTGCCGGCGACCGTGCTGCCGGTCGTATTCAGTCGCCTTGCCGACGCGCCGCACGATACGGCGCTGGGTCCGCCGCTCACTGCAGTGGCGACGGTTCTGGTCATCAGCGGCATCTCCCTGAAGGCGGGACCGACGCTGCGTTTGTGGGCTCCGCTTGCCGGGGTGATTGCAGGTTCGGTAATTGGCGGGTCGTTGGGCCTCTATGACTTCGACCTGGTTGCCCGGGCTCCGTGGATCGGCCTGCCACAGGGTGGCTGGCCGGGTATCGGGCTGGACCTCGGTCCGGCGTTCGTGGAGCTTCTTCCCGCCTTCGTGTTCGTGTCTCTCATTGGCGCCATTCAGACAATCACCGGCGCGGTCGCCATCCAGCGCGTATCCTGGCGCCGGCCGCGCGCCGTGGATTACCGTGCGGTGGAGGGTGCGGTGTCCGCGGACGGCATCGGCAAGCTGCTTTCCGGCCTCTCGGCGATCGTGCCGACCCAGACCATCGCGGTCAGCGCTCCGACGATCGAGCTGACCGGAGTGGCGGCACGCCACGTGGGAATTGCAGCCGGTGGTGTGCTGATGGCG
This genomic interval carries:
- a CDS encoding YciI family protein, which translates into the protein MHFVVFATHKGDMGQERLRLADAFAAYLHDSSHHPDVTVHHGGQTLSENGETVTGLVLVLEASSLEAAQAFVGESPYARAGTFSESHIRPWNWLTGRPG
- a CDS encoding fumarylacetoacetate hydrolase family protein; amino-acid sequence: MKKMPRLPIQPKAFPALMKLVSYLLSEEPRLGALSKSGDLIIDLSRAHRELMGGSRGPVRRRHIARPLPTRMIEFLEGGAEALQTAGEALAYVEGQLPGAKEEYLRRHLLRPLATTQLLAPVPRPPKLMAAWVNYEEHGKETTVKAPRNAPLFFTKWSTAVIGPGQPIVLPRISRKVDYEAELALVIGAGGKNIPAENAYDHIAGYTILNDVSARDFSLRVLFGTPGPSDIQKSFDTFAPMGPCLVTRDEIPDPHALGIRLRIGDEVLQNDTTGSMIHRIPAIIAYLSSIATLEPGDAIATGTPSGVGFTRTPPRWLQPGETVRIEIDAIGVLENPVVSESGTQS